TATGATAAAACGGTTGAAATCATCAAAGAACAAATTCAATTAATGAAAGAAGGAAAAATAACCGACCAAGAGATGGATCAGACGAAAGCGATATTATCTAACCAATTAAAGGAAATGTTGGATCGACCAAGACAGCTTATTGATTTTGCATATCAAGGTATTTTAAGCGGAACACCAAGAATATTATCGCAAATGATCGAACAAATCAAGAATGTGACGATCGATGATCTTGTTCGTGTAGGGCAAAAAGTAAAAATTGATACAATCTATTTTTTACGGGATCACGTAAAGGAGGAAGCCTAAATGGAAAAAGTTATGTTTGAACAATTAGATGAAACGTTATTTATGGATCAATTAGATAACGGTTTGCAAGTTTATATTTTACCAAAAAAAGGGTTTCAAAAAACGTATGCAACCTTTACGACCCGATATGGATCCATTGATCGAGAATTTAGGGTGAATGGTCAATTGGTAAAAGTGCCAGATGGGATCGCCCACTTTCTTGAACATAAAATGTTTGAAGAAGAAGAAGGGGATATTTTTAATACATTTGCCATACAAGGAGCACAAACGAATGCATTCACGAGTTTTGATCGAACGACGTATTTATTTTCTAGCACCGAAAATATTGAAAAAAACCTTGAAACATTGTTAAATTTTGTTCAGCACCCTTATTTCACTGATGAGAATGTAGAGAAGGAAAAAGGAATTATCGCTCAAGAAATTCGGATGTATGATGATAATCCAGATTGGCGCTTGTATTATGGCTTACTTCGAGCCTTATACCAACAACATCCGATCCGTATTGATATTGCTGGTACAGTCGAATCGATTTATCAAATTACAAAGGAACAGTTATATACTTGTTATGAGACTTTTTATCATCCAAGTAATATGGTTTTATTTATTGTGGGTGGTGTAGAACCGAATACGATAATCAATCTCATAAAAAAGAATCAGTCAAGTAAACAATTCAAACCATCACCTACTATTGAACGGATATATCCAAAAGAACCAGAAACCATTTATCAATCTCTGAATGAAATTCATTTATCGGTAGCGATGCCAAAAGTCCTTATGGGTTTTAAACATGATGATCTTGGGTTAAAAGGAAAAGAATTTATCAAAGCTGAACTTAAAATGCAATTATTGCTGGAATTACTTTTTGGCAAAGGAACAGATGTTTATAGCAAATTAATGAATCAAGGATTAATCGATGAAGATTTTGGCTTTGAATTTCAAATTGAACAAAATTACGCTTTTTCGTTAATTGGTGGAAATTCAAAAGATCCAACGAAATTAGTTGATCAGATCAAAGATGTGATTTCAAATACA
This sequence is a window from Tepidibacillus fermentans. Protein-coding genes within it:
- the yfmH gene encoding EF-P 5-aminopentanol modification-associated protein YfmH, whose product is MEKVMFEQLDETLFMDQLDNGLQVYILPKKGFQKTYATFTTRYGSIDREFRVNGQLVKVPDGIAHFLEHKMFEEEEGDIFNTFAIQGAQTNAFTSFDRTTYLFSSTENIEKNLETLLNFVQHPYFTDENVEKEKGIIAQEIRMYDDNPDWRLYYGLLRALYQQHPIRIDIAGTVESIYQITKEQLYTCYETFYHPSNMVLFIVGGVEPNTIINLIKKNQSSKQFKPSPTIERIYPKEPETIYQSLNEIHLSVAMPKVLMGFKHDDLGLKGKEFIKAELKMQLLLELLFGKGTDVYSKLMNQGLIDEDFGFEFQIEQNYAFSLIGGNSKDPTKLVDQIKDVISNTKELDEQFFQRSKKKKIGDFLRKLNVSEFIANQFTRYLFNDANLFDILPVLEGFTVDDVNRTLQQLKEKNMAVTVVLP